TATGTAAAGAAACAAGTGATATTTTTGAGTTTTCCAATGATTTATATTGTCAATATATTAGAGACGCCTAATTAATTGATAACAACTTTCGATCTGAAGCAAGGAGGAGACTCTCAGGTCGATTGTCTACAGCTACAGGCATGGTTTTTCTGGCTTCTCTGCTATGCTCACACAATCACAAGCCAGAAAGATAGCGggtaattaatcaattaatagTTTGTTTGGACATATATTTGGTGTTTTGGGATGATAATTAAAAGCAAACATGGATTGAAATTTTGTTCCCTCATGACAGGCCTGCCCGGGGTCCTCAGTGTAACTGAAAACCAAATATACAAAACGCATACAACACGAAGTTGGGATTTTCTTGGACTTGATTACAAGCCGACAAATGGGCTGCTCGCGAAAGCTAGATATGGAGAAGGCGTGATCATTGGTGTCGTTGACACAGGTTAAATAATTTAGTAAAAATATACTTTTCCAATAATCTAAAAATCAATGCTAGCTGCATGTCAAACATGACAAGCTATTACACCCGGTGTCCTTTGTGGGGTGAGAATGGGAGGAATGGGGTAATTAAATTAGTACAAATGAATTGCCTATCTTCTGGCTTAAATTTTTAGGTGAATCATATCTAGTGCATGCAAAGCGCTAAAATGTtagtttgaattttagttaatttggtTTTGTGTTTGTAGGAATCACACCCGAGTCACCAAGCTTTGACGATGCCGGATATGGCACCCCTCCATCCAAGTGGAAGGGGATTTGCCAAGTAGGTCCTTCATTTGGTACTAACAGTTGCAACAGGAAGATCATCGGTGCACGGTGGTACGCTTACGATGTCCCAAATGGCACGCTCGACACAGAAGTGCTATCACCCAGGGATGTCCATGGGCATGGCACCCACACGGCCTCAACAGCCGGTGGTAACATCGTCCACAATGTTAGCCGTCTCGGGCTAGCGGCTGGCACAGCGCACGGTGGCGCACCCCGTGCACGGTTAGCCATATACAAGGCTTGTTGGGCCACACCTGACGGCACTGGATGTTCTGGCGCTGGCTTGTTGAAAGCCATGGACGATGCTATCCATGATGGTGTTGACATTTTATCACTTTCCATTGGTGGTCCGTTTGAACATATGGGCACACTGCATGTTGTTGCTAATGGCATTGCTGTTGTGTACTCTGCTGGGAACGATGGACCCATCGCTCAGACGGTGGAGAACTCATCCCCGTGGTTACTAACGGTGGCTGCAGCCACCATGGATCGGTCTTTCCCTGTGGTTATCACCTTAGGAAATAATGAAAAGTTTGTGGTATGCATATATTATTACGCATCCTTGTTTAAAACTCATTTATTCGATATATACATGCAATCTATTTGTTGTCCATCTGTTAATTGTCTGATTGCCTCTATCTGGTGACATTGCACTCCTGCAGGCACAATCCTTCGTCGTAACAGGAAGTGCGAGTCAGTTCAGTGAAATACAAATGTACGACAATGACAAGTAAGCGTGGGAAATAAATTAACTAACTACTTCATCTATCCACAGATATAAGAACTTATAGTGTTTtaaatttgtctcaaaatataagtactTCCTCATTTAATTTTTCATCCGTACGTTTTACCGTCAAATGCCCGAAACACACTTCCACTATAAAATTACCCCTCATCTAACGAAAGGCATAATAGGATTTTTAGCAAGGAAAgtatcaaaaataattttctctcACGGCATATATTGTCTTTTTGTCATAAATATTCCAATGAAATATGTATGATGGATGGTCCCCTCCTTCTGTAGCTGCAATGCTGACAATATCGACAACACTGTGAAGGGGATGATCGTTTTCTGCTTCATCACGAAATTTGACATGGAAAACTATGATAGAATCATCAACACAGTGGCCTCCAAAGTAGCCTCCAAAGGAGGCCGAGGGGTTATCTTTCCGAAATACAGCACTGACTTATTCCTCAGGGAGGACTTGATCACTTTTGATATTCCATTTGTCCTCGTGGACTACGAGATTTCTTACAGGATTCGCCAGTACATCATGTAGGTAACTTATAACTGTGGGAGTGTATGTAATATAAGTATTATATATGTATCATGTTTATGTTGACCATAAGCTACGGATCATACACCACATGAAATTAAGATCATGGCAAAGAACACAGACATGCATTATCTCGGGACGGGGAATTTCGTTTTTGCTTgttccaaaattttgaattacTTTTGATTATGTTTCTTATATAAGTATTAACTTTTTAGAACGTACATTATTATCTTTACTTCCATCGATACTTCATAAAatcattttcttaaaatattcttttacaCAGAAATAATGAAAATGGTAACATCCCAAAGGCGAAGATATCATTAACCAAGACAATGGTGGGAA
This window of the Oryza sativa Japonica Group chromosome 4, ASM3414082v1 genome carries:
- the LOC4334976 gene encoding subtilisin-like protease SBT3.9 — translated: MARFSKLQALFLVLLFQLNLQLQWSYGLQTDQSRLYIVYLGERQHEDADLVTASHHDMLTSILGSKEETLRSIVYSYRHGFSGFSAMLTQSQARKIAGLPGVLSVTENQIYKTHTTRSWDFLGLDYKPTNGLLAKARYGEGVIIGVVDTGITPESPSFDDAGYGTPPSKWKGICQVGPSFGTNSCNRKIIGARWYAYDVPNGTLDTEVLSPRDVHGHGTHTASTAGGNIVHNVSRLGLAAGTAHGGAPRARLAIYKACWATPDGTGCSGAGLLKAMDDAIHDGVDILSLSIGGPFEHMGTLHVVANGIAVVYSAGNDGPIAQTVENSSPWLLTVAAATMDRSFPVVITLGNNEKFVAQSFVVTGSASQFSEIQMYDNDNCNADNIDNTVKGMIVFCFITKFDMENYDRIINTVASKVASKGGRGVIFPKYSTDLFLREDLITFDIPFVLVDYEISYRIRQYIINNENGNIPKAKISLTKTMVGSENSAPKIAAFSSRGPSYIYPGVLKPDIAAPGVAILAASPNTPEFKGVPYRFDSGTSMACPHVSGIIAVLKSLHPEWSPAALKSAIMTTANTFDNNGMPMQANGRVPKIADPFDYGAGFVNPIMAADPGLIYDINPLDYLKFFNCMGGLGSQDNCTTTKGSVIDLNLPSIAIPNLRTSETAVRTVTNVGVQQEVVYKAFLDPPAGIEMAVEPSELVFSKDKKDQSFKVTFKATRKVQGDYTFGSLAWHDGGSHWVRIPIAVHIVIEEIYSNIS